A section of the Engystomops pustulosus chromosome 3, aEngPut4.maternal, whole genome shotgun sequence genome encodes:
- the CHST2 gene encoding carbohydrate sulfotransferase 2 translates to MKVFRRKAIILCLGYVLLLVLTMLNLMDKWHKEPQQCNDQLRYTPYQTRSDIRYLYRPSPPRKRQLVYVFTTWRSGSSFFGELFNQNPDVFFLYEPVWHVWQKLYPGDAMSLQGAARDLLSALYRCDLSALQLYNTAGAKNISTLGIFGASTNKVICSSPICPAYKKDVVGLVDDKVCKKCPPQSLSLLEEECHKYNTIVIKGVRIFDINVLAPLMVDPSLDLKVIHLVRDPRAVANSRIKSRHGLIRESLQVVRSRDPRIRRVPFIDPGHKLNKKDGSDYHAIGAMEVICSSMGKTLRTALNPPSWLKGNYMVVRYEDLVMDPIKTVRQVYGFVNLSVSPEIEKFSLNMTSGSGYSSKPFVVSARNATQAVSAWRTLLTFLQIKQVEEYCQVPMDLLGYQTVNSQEAVKDFSKSLLRKPML, encoded by the coding sequence ATGAAAGTGTTCCGCAGGAAGGCGATCATCCTGTGCCTGGGCTACGTCCTGCTGCTGGTCCTCACCATGCTCAACCTCATGGACAAGTGGCACAAGGAGCCGCAGCAGTGCAATGACCAGCTCCGCTACACCCCCTACCAGACCCGTTCCGACATCCGCTACTTGTACCGGCCCTCCCCGCCGCGCAAGAGGCAGCTGGTCTACGTCTTCACCACCTGGAGGTCCGGCTCGTCCTTCTTCGGGGAACTCTTCAACCAGAACCCAGACGTGTTCTTCCTCTACGAGCCCGTGTGGCATGTGTGGCAGAAGCTGTACCCGGGGGATGCCATGTCTCTGCAGGGAGCTGCCCGGGATCTCCTCAGCGCCCTCTACCGGTGCGACCTGTCCGCCCTCCAGCTCTACAACACCGCCGGGGCAAAGAACATCAGCACCTTGGGCATCTTTGGGGCTTCCACCAACAAGGTCATCTGCTCCTCCCCTATATGTCCGGCCTATAAGAAGGATGTAGTCGGCTTAGTGGATGATAAAGTCTGCAAGAAATGCCCCCCTCAAAGCCTGAGCCTGCTGGAGGAAGAGTGCCACAAATATAACACCATAGTCATTAAAGGGGTAAGGATTTTTGACATCAACGTGCTGGCCCCATTGATGGTAGACCCTTCCCTGGACTTGAAGGTTATTCATTTAGTGAGGGATCCCCGGGCAGTAGCCAACTCCAGGATAAAGTCTAGACATGGATTGATACGAGAAAGTCTTCAGGTGGTCCGTAGCAGAGACCCCAGGATCCGTAGGGTCCCCTTTATAGATCCTGGACACAAACTTAATAAGAAGGATGGTTCTGACTATCACGCCATAGGTGCCATGGAGGTAATATGTAGCAGCATGGGAAAGACCCTAAGGACTGCTCTCAACCCCCCGAGCTGGCTCAAGGGTAACTACATGGTAGTGAGATATGAGGATCTGGTGATGGATCCAATAAAGACTGTAAGACAGGTCTATGGATTTGTCAATTTGTCAGTAAGTCCCGAAATAGAGAAATTCTCACTGAACATGACAAGTGGCTCAGGCTATTCATCCAAACCATTTGTGGTGTCTGCTCGCAATGCCACCCAAGCTGTTAGTGCTTGGAGAACATTACTTACATTTCTGCAGATAAAGCAGGTGGAAGAGTATTGCCAGGTCCCAATGGACCTTTTGGGTTACCAGACAGTTAACAGTCAAGAAGCAGTCAAAGACTTTAGCAAGTCATTGCTTAGGAAGCCCATGTTATGA